Within Desulfovibrio legallii, the genomic segment AGGTGGCTGAGGGCGTTGTAGTCCAGGCCATCTTCCTGCTGGACTGGTGGCAACTCTACGCCGCGAGCTGAAAAATAGGCGGCATGAGGCTCCAGAAAGGCAATGAGATGCTTCCTGTCGATTCGCCGGAGCATCTCCGGCTTCGAAAAGCGGCGTAGGTTGAAAGTTGCCATCAAATACTCCTGTCGTTTTGTCGTTATTCGTCCATGTCTGTCTCGGTTAATTCCGTTTCCATCCAACGACCTTGCCTAAAACTCGAAGGTCATCCTCCGGCCTGATCCGGATCTTTCTTACCTCCGGGTTCTCGGGCACCAATTCGATGAGCTCGTCTTTGATTTTCAGCCGCTTGACGGTCGCCTCATTGTTGAGCAGCGCGACAACGATGTCTCCGTCCTCGGCGATGGGCTGCTGCCGCACGATGATCAAATCACCATCGTTGATACCAGCACCGACCATACTGTTACCCATCGCACGGAGTGCGAAGTGCTTTCCGGAACGAACCACGGCTGACTCGACCAGCACCTGGCCGGTGATGTTCTCTTCGGCCAGGATGGGGCTGCCAGCGGGCACCACGCCCACAATCGGTACAGCTACCAGGGCGGCGGCCATCTCGCTGGGACGGCGGGCGAC encodes:
- the lexA gene encoding transcriptional repressor LexA — protein: MGKAKTDEITPLQRKTLEAICRFVDAKGFPPTVKELSEIFEISPASAHDRINQLVRKGYLKREDGKSRGIAVARRPSEMAAALVAVPIVGVVPAGSPILAEENITGQVLVESAVVRSGKHFALRAMGNSMVGAGINDGDLIIVRQQPIAEDGDIVVALLNNEATVKRLKIKDELIELVPENPEVRKIRIRPEDDLRVLGKVVGWKRN